A region of Caminibacter pacificus DNA encodes the following proteins:
- a CDS encoding tyrosine-type recombinase/integrase yields MPRFNLNAKDNIHDTLFFWLQQYTKFKAMILSLKNANEEQIKTLIKQIEYAKNFKELHEIMKKSKHISSAYEYFIKNYKFTQWLIENNAIEKMEDIDTFLVIEFLTQITANKSKSTMENYKNAVINFLKFIEDNLSLRDSNFSFKLKVSKWQSNLYRLKDKKPDYLCEEEIDRLLETIEQYEFKTGNTKKPSEYLKALYRLTIQFALFGGLRISEIANLKLKDIYINKKDDIMEVFIEESKNQKSRVVSIPYSKGKYTIKKAYEEYLEKRKDFLNSLEEPCELAKEYLIITNKCKKISSQTMENILKKLFLKAGILTTKKGMHLLRHTHASLFYKKMQDVLLLKERLGHDNIRTTMRYTHLDEEKMKKSADAMR; encoded by the coding sequence ATGCCACGCTTTAATCTTAACGCTAAAGACAATATACACGATACCCTATTCTTTTGGCTACAACAATATACCAAATTTAAAGCAATGATTCTATCGCTTAAAAACGCAAACGAAGAACAAATAAAGACGCTTATTAAACAAATAGAATACGCTAAAAACTTTAAAGAACTTCACGAAATTATGAAAAAATCAAAACATATATCTTCAGCATACGAATATTTTATTAAAAATTACAAATTTACGCAGTGGCTTATAGAAAACAATGCAATCGAAAAAATGGAAGATATAGATACTTTCTTGGTAATTGAGTTTTTAACGCAAATAACGGCAAACAAAAGCAAATCAACGATGGAAAATTACAAAAACGCAGTTATAAATTTTTTAAAGTTTATTGAAGACAATCTATCATTAAGAGATAGCAATTTTTCCTTTAAATTAAAAGTATCGAAATGGCAAAGCAATTTGTATCGCTTAAAAGACAAAAAGCCCGACTATTTGTGCGAAGAAGAGATAGACAGATTGCTTGAAACGATAGAACAATACGAATTTAAAACGGGAAATACTAAAAAACCAAGCGAATATCTAAAAGCGTTATATAGACTTACTATTCAGTTTGCCTTATTCGGAGGATTAAGAATAAGCGAGATTGCAAATTTAAAGCTAAAAGACATATATATTAATAAAAAAGATGATATTATGGAAGTATTTATCGAAGAGAGCAAAAACCAAAAAAGCCGTGTAGTATCCATCCCCTATTCCAAAGGAAAATATACGATTAAAAAAGCATACGAGGAATATTTGGAGAAAAGAAAAGATTTTCTAAATAGTTTGGAAGAGCCGTGCGAACTTGCAAAAGAATATTTAATAATTACGAATAAGTGTAAAAAAATATCATCGCAAACAATGGAAAATATTTTAAAAAAATTATTTTTAAAAGCGGGAATATTAACAACCAAAAAAGGTATGCACTTATTAAGGCATACACACGCAAGTCTGTTTTATAAGAAAATGCAGGATGTTTTGCTTTTAAAGGAACGATTAGGACACGATAATATAAGAACTACGATGAGATATACGCATTTGGATGAAGAAAAAATGAAAAAGTCGGCTGATGCGATGAGATAG
- a CDS encoding EAL domain-containing protein, translating to MNLGTKNREMQKVFRLIPYKQKIFQKDGKPFGVEILARGINKNGKVISPLFIFKHLRTQNNSKYIRLIKAFYGKVFYFVIPQINTNVFINLNLGDLHNVNFIKFFEKALRVLKNKGLTNRIYIEITEDFIDEEGIKRIQALKEKYKFKIALDDFGTGMSNIDTIMNLKPDIIKLDRSFVKMKDNSFFVSLLDAICTLDCPFVVEGIEEFEDYKFFKEKKVNFYQGFLLSKPSPFLYKKKKRRLK from the coding sequence ATGAATTTGGGGACGAAAAATAGAGAAATGCAAAAAGTTTTTAGACTTATACCCTACAAACAAAAAATATTCCAAAAAGACGGAAAACCCTTTGGTGTTGAAATACTTGCAAGAGGAATTAATAAAAACGGAAAAGTTATAAGCCCGCTTTTTATATTCAAACATCTCAGAACTCAAAATAACTCTAAGTATATAAGACTTATTAAAGCTTTTTACGGAAAAGTTTTTTATTTTGTTATTCCTCAAATAAATACAAATGTATTTATTAATTTGAATTTGGGAGATTTGCATAACGTTAATTTCATAAAATTTTTTGAAAAAGCTTTAAGAGTATTAAAAAACAAAGGTTTAACAAACCGAATTTATATCGAAATAACGGAGGATTTTATTGATGAGGAGGGAATTAAAAGAATTCAAGCCTTAAAAGAAAAATACAAATTTAAAATTGCGCTTGACGATTTTGGAACGGGTATGAGTAATATCGATACAATTATGAATTTGAAGCCAGATATAATCAAACTTGATAGGTCGTTTGTAAAGATGAAAGACAACTCTTTTTTTGTGAGTTTGCTTGATGCTATTTGTACGCTTGATTGCCCTTTTGTTGTTGAGGGTATAGAAGAGTTTGAAGATTATAAATTTTTCAAAGAAAAGAAAGTTAATTTTTATCAGGGTTTTTTACTTTCAAAACCCTCCCCTTTTCTTTATAAAAAGAAAAAAAGAAGATTAAAATAA
- the ssb gene encoding single-stranded DNA-binding protein, translating into MFNKVILIGNLTRDPELKYTPSGTAITKFGLATNRKYKDNLTGEEKQEVMFIDITLFGRSAEIANQYLKKGNKVLIEGRLILESWVDSTGQKRNKHSIVAEKVQFLSTKQENQNSQPQTSTQPITQSHQPQMQQDQPQSEQTTGQTKLPNIDIDEDEFPF; encoded by the coding sequence ATGTTTAACAAGGTAATTCTTATAGGAAACTTAACAAGAGACCCGGAGTTAAAATATACTCCAAGCGGTACGGCAATAACAAAATTCGGACTTGCAACGAACAGAAAATATAAAGACAACTTAACAGGTGAAGAGAAACAAGAAGTTATGTTTATTGATATTACGCTTTTTGGTAGAAGTGCCGAAATTGCCAATCAGTATCTCAAAAAGGGTAATAAAGTATTAATTGAGGGAAGACTTATACTTGAAAGTTGGGTGGATAGTACCGGACAAAAAAGAAACAAACATTCAATTGTCGCCGAAAAAGTGCAGTTTTTAAGTACAAAACAAGAAAATCAAAATTCTCAGCCCCAAACATCAACACAGCCTATAACTCAATCTCATCAACCTCAAATGCAACAAGACCAACCGCAGTCCGAACAAACAACCGGACAAACAAAATTGCCAAATATCGACATTGACGAAGATGAATTTCCATTTTAA
- a CDS encoding tyrosine-type recombinase/integrase, producing MLEQQIDSFIKECHIKGLSHNTIKRYERVLHNFNEFLYEYAGERDIKDITINDLEPFLVKEYIFKLQKKGISNSSVKNEYDIIKLFIRHIVENYDINFDFSKLKINIKNPHKIKPHLTKNEYEKVLNALKEKLRKTKSLNVFSTFLTIYILALTGMRAEELIKMKKNNISIDDEWFLKLKIKGKGGKERENFILLENIEEFLEKYERLKKKENIFENEYFIVNKKNKPLKYNNLYVTNNKFLLKLGIDKNKKGLHLYRRTFGMLKLQEGHDIAAISEWLGHHNIGVTHKYYARANEIGKKRLILKN from the coding sequence ATGCTTGAACAGCAAATCGATTCTTTTATCAAAGAGTGTCATATTAAAGGGCTCTCTCATAACACCATTAAAAGATATGAGAGAGTTTTGCACAATTTTAATGAATTTTTATATGAATATGCCGGAGAAAGAGATATTAAAGATATTACCATAAACGACTTAGAGCCGTTTTTAGTTAAGGAGTATATATTTAAACTCCAAAAAAAAGGCATTTCAAATTCTTCTGTAAAAAACGAGTATGATATTATCAAGTTATTTATTAGACATATTGTCGAAAATTACGATATTAATTTTGATTTTTCTAAACTTAAAATAAATATTAAAAATCCCCATAAAATCAAACCTCACCTTACTAAGAACGAATATGAAAAAGTCTTAAATGCCTTAAAGGAAAAACTAAGAAAGACTAAAAGCCTTAACGTTTTTTCTACGTTTTTAACTATTTATATACTCGCCTTAACGGGTATGAGAGCCGAAGAGCTTATAAAAATGAAAAAAAATAACATCTCTATTGATGACGAATGGTTCTTAAAATTAAAGATTAAAGGAAAAGGGGGCAAAGAAAGAGAAAATTTTATATTATTAGAAAATATAGAAGAATTTTTAGAAAAATATGAGAGATTGAAAAAAAAAGAAAATATATTCGAAAATGAATATTTTATAGTAAATAAAAAAAACAAACCTTTAAAATATAATAATCTCTACGTAACAAATAATAAGTTTCTGTTGAAATTAGGAATTGATAAAAATAAAAAAGGACTACATTTATACCGCCGGACTTTCGGAATGTTAAAACTTCAAGAGGGGCACGATATCGCCGCAATAAGTGAATGGCTCGGTCACCACAATATAGGAGTGACTCACAAATATTATGCGAGAGCGAATGAAATAGGAAAAAAACGACTTATCTTAAAAAATTAA
- a CDS encoding DNA topoisomerase produces the protein MKKILLLCEKPSQKAIFSEIIGSPKNLGRAIVGKYGEYEITIFALAGHIFGIPDLKEFDKKFEGAYKNHIDYLPFLPPEDNFYPRKPDPDKLSIYRDLKNLLFGCDIILDATDPDDEGKSISKEILLYTKTINKLGGFVRTDNLSKEALKKELEWALDNLHDKKRLSEYHLMANRALLKGDLNYGVGINASRYLIGKMDKKVSFGTAQTRLVDLIVKRTIEYLQHDKKTFFNIKLKTDLGEFVVKLPDEVKYDQNKVYEIAQKIDEKPIKIKKVEIKQKEEPPLKWYDGSDLAKDASKILKKDPFSLLDEKKGLLEQMYLNNILTYPRTDSKNMMPENNFAEQQKIASYYAKLYGVEIDPDLKKKGLWYPEEMAEKLKINHTPCTVARAGIDISKLSKDEKIVFDLAAKRLLSIFMPNPITKTITIKGEVEGVEVELKEISDISLGYKEIYGEEKRKSKIQNPQNLENSIIVPEETIIIKDYTKPPSLYTTRSILDVMKKKNIGAESTYKSLFNKVTDKERPFVEISKNKLFATKFAIEFIKLIPQEAVYIINQFEEEILQALTDKKITLQEAFIKRNEIIKKTFELIKNSIDKNAEELSKLAQDSRNIGKCPKCKGNVLAGKNAFICENRKIVKTENGWENQGSCDFYIPYKVDTEKISYKLTPSNFKKLLEGKSVKIDVFYKQKQKRVKTKVELENGKIKFIF, from the coding sequence ATGAAAAAAATACTACTATTGTGCGAAAAACCCTCACAAAAAGCGATATTTAGCGAAATAATAGGCTCTCCTAAAAATTTAGGAAGAGCGATAGTCGGAAAATACGGAGAGTATGAAATAACTATTTTTGCCCTTGCGGGGCATATTTTCGGAATACCCGACTTAAAAGAGTTTGATAAGAAGTTTGAGGGAGCATATAAAAATCATATAGACTATCTCCCTTTCCTGCCTCCGGAAGATAATTTTTACCCAAGAAAACCGGACCCGGACAAACTTTCAATTTATAGAGACTTAAAAAATCTATTGTTCGGGTGTGATATTATCCTTGACGCAACCGACCCTGACGATGAGGGTAAAAGTATCAGTAAAGAGATACTTTTATATACAAAGACGATAAATAAACTCGGCGGTTTTGTCAGAACGGACAACTTATCTAAAGAGGCTCTTAAAAAAGAGCTTGAATGGGCGTTAGACAATCTGCACGATAAAAAAAGACTAAGTGAATATCATCTAATGGCTAATAGGGCACTTTTAAAAGGTGATTTAAACTACGGGGTAGGGATAAACGCTTCAAGGTATCTTATCGGTAAAATGGATAAAAAAGTATCGTTTGGGACAGCTCAAACCCGTTTAGTCGATTTAATTGTTAAAAGAACTATAGAATATCTCCAGCACGATAAAAAAACGTTTTTTAATATAAAGTTAAAAACCGATTTGGGTGAGTTTGTGGTAAAACTACCTGATGAGGTAAAATACGACCAAAACAAAGTTTATGAAATAGCGCAAAAAATAGATGAAAAACCTATAAAAATTAAAAAAGTTGAGATAAAACAAAAAGAAGAGCCTCCGCTTAAGTGGTATGACGGGAGTGACCTTGCAAAAGACGCATCAAAAATATTAAAAAAAGACCCGTTTTCACTGCTTGATGAAAAAAAAGGACTGCTTGAGCAAATGTATCTTAATAATATCCTCACATACCCGAGAACGGATAGTAAAAATATGATGCCCGAAAATAACTTTGCCGAACAACAAAAGATAGCGAGCTATTACGCTAAACTCTACGGAGTGGAAATCGACCCTGACTTGAAGAAAAAAGGGTTATGGTACCCCGAGGAGATGGCTGAAAAGTTAAAAATCAATCACACTCCCTGCACGGTTGCAAGAGCGGGAATTGATATAAGCAAACTCTCAAAAGATGAAAAAATTGTGTTTGATTTAGCGGCAAAAAGACTACTTAGTATATTTATGCCAAATCCCATAACTAAAACAATTACCATTAAAGGAGAAGTTGAGGGTGTTGAGGTAGAACTAAAAGAAATAAGCGACATTTCGTTGGGATATAAGGAAATTTACGGAGAAGAGAAAAGAAAAAGTAAAATCCAAAACCCTCAAAACCTTGAAAACAGCATAATAGTACCTGAAGAAACAATTATTATTAAAGACTATACCAAACCGCCGAGTTTATATACCACACGCTCAATCTTAGATGTTATGAAGAAAAAAAACATAGGTGCCGAATCGACTTATAAGTCACTTTTTAACAAAGTTACGGACAAAGAAAGACCATTTGTAGAAATAAGTAAAAATAAACTTTTTGCGACTAAGTTTGCGATTGAATTTATCAAACTTATCCCCCAAGAAGCGGTATATATTATTAATCAGTTTGAAGAGGAGATATTACAAGCTTTAACTGATAAAAAAATCACTTTACAGGAAGCTTTTATTAAGAGAAACGAAATTATTAAAAAAACATTTGAGCTTATTAAAAATTCAATAGACAAAAACGCAGAAGAACTCTCAAAGCTTGCTCAAGACTCAAGGAATATAGGTAAATGTCCTAAATGTAAAGGCAATGTTTTAGCCGGAAAAAACGCTTTTATATGCGAGAATAGAAAAATCGTAAAAACCGAAAACGGCTGGGAAAATCAAGGTAGCTGTGATTTTTATATTCCTTATAAGGTAGATACAGAAAAAATCTCTTACAAACTCACACCCTCAAATTTCAAGAAATTGCTTGAGGGGAAATCCGTCAAAATCGACGTTTTTTATAAACAAAAACAAAAAAGAGTTAAAACTAAAGTGGAACTTGAAAACGGAAAAATAAAATTCATTTTCTAA
- a CDS encoding helix-turn-helix domain-containing protein: MNVYTIKQAADLLSISEKTIYKWIKKHPKWFVYSNKAIDYVHFFIKKEVVEELLRIRYQAIDIIYELYDSIKEKEKLSSYQEVDEVIKKEVKNYFGWSDSKKIYKFMKETFMSEEILRNYPDFINYLKQKYEI, encoded by the coding sequence ATGAATGTCTATACAATAAAACAGGCTGCGGATTTACTTTCTATTTCGGAAAAAACAATTTATAAGTGGATTAAGAAGCACCCAAAATGGTTTGTTTATAGTAATAAAGCGATTGATTACGTTCATTTTTTTATAAAAAAAGAGGTTGTCGAAGAACTGCTAAGAATAAGATATCAGGCAATTGACATAATATATGAACTCTACGATTCTATAAAAGAAAAGGAAAAATTGTCTTCATACCAAGAGGTTGATGAAGTTATAAAAAAAGAAGTGAAAAATTATTTTGGCTGGAGTGATAGCAAAAAAATTTATAAATTTATGAAAGAAACGTTTATGTCTGAAGAGATATTAAGAAATTATCCCGACTTTATAAACTATCTAAAACAAAAATATGAAATATAA
- a CDS encoding TraM recognition domain-containing protein, which yields MRRVVRDEARGNTPHLIMGLKEARKHIKDKEESLKIRLLFSSALTFFLPTLGTLSTAYTLFRYYQDFYEPFLSNKVKKAFYDRMFAPVVSEKLYTIFGYRIYQEDLQEHLSIVNGGEKKLTELIKKGKWAKKQPHLQVGFDIGTLTTHLAFIGTTGAGKTETILSFVGDILASGGGFLFIDGKADQAIEQQLYTICKKHGYETQFFVNNYINPENRPPTNTFSPALSLKLIQLKEFLNSLLPGGGDGNQDYFKNRGKVAAAYPIGFLKIRQKYHKEPFTFSDITNYMEDIEFTFVYVMLYAMTTELNELIKQKAQEDDELGKYLKKARKEKIAKLKDIEDADVLVEFMTRNPDKRKKIENILGVDIDYMATIVDLTTQMDSYISGVYSTWKQYTQSVAKAIKAYLKYEKNKRFLYIYPNFANIKDIREAYNTLKNDTEALNKAVSFAKSETELDMNKLFIALGVTESNENLEKLKPDDMRQHQYAQQQWDRVFQLFNMYKHIFNDLYPDVDLADIIRNNKVLYVMFPVLNMAEDQLIMIAKMYVILIKLATSLGLGGENQEALPLQLKIYQNKLKPLPLYMVILDEWGSYATAGMATQNAQARSLKISMVYSTQDKASFLPENDDREMKRILGNMKKLVLQVQDEEIFEYVEKYIDEVEVLEEKEIIREMGKEKSIKADTTSLKIEKKPAFPVKKLSSFSKGLSLLLNGDNPIIIQSYYVGENPSPLRITTYKGFEEEWENV from the coding sequence ATGAGAAGAGTTGTAAGAGATGAAGCAAGAGGAAACACTCCTCATTTAATTATGGGGCTTAAAGAGGCAAGAAAACATATAAAAGATAAAGAAGAGTCTTTAAAAATAAGATTATTATTCAGCTCGGCTCTTACTTTCTTTCTCCCAACTTTAGGTACTTTATCGACTGCTTATACTCTTTTTAGATATTATCAGGACTTTTACGAGCCTTTTTTGTCAAATAAAGTAAAAAAGGCGTTTTATGACAGAATGTTTGCTCCGGTGGTATCCGAAAAACTATATACGATATTTGGTTATCGCATATATCAAGAGGATTTACAGGAGCATCTCTCAATCGTAAATGGAGGAGAAAAAAAATTAACCGAATTAATTAAAAAGGGGAAGTGGGCTAAAAAACAACCTCACTTACAGGTAGGTTTTGATATAGGAACACTTACAACCCACCTTGCTTTTATCGGGACAACGGGTGCGGGTAAAACGGAAACGATTTTATCTTTTGTGGGCGATATTCTCGCCTCAGGCGGCGGATTTTTATTCATTGACGGGAAAGCAGACCAAGCAATAGAACAGCAACTTTATACAATTTGTAAAAAACACGGATACGAAACTCAGTTTTTTGTTAATAACTATATCAATCCCGAAAACAGACCGCCTACTAACACATTCTCTCCTGCGCTGTCTCTTAAACTCATACAACTAAAAGAGTTTTTAAACAGCTTACTTCCGGGTGGAGGAGACGGAAATCAAGATTATTTTAAAAACAGAGGTAAAGTTGCGGCGGCTTATCCTATCGGATTTTTAAAAATCAGACAAAAATACCACAAAGAGCCTTTTACATTTTCCGACATTACAAACTATATGGAAGATATAGAATTTACATTTGTGTATGTTATGCTATATGCAATGACAACTGAGTTAAATGAGCTTATTAAACAAAAAGCTCAAGAAGACGACGAGCTTGGTAAATATCTTAAAAAAGCGAGAAAAGAAAAAATTGCAAAACTTAAAGATATTGAAGATGCCGATGTTTTAGTGGAATTTATGACAAGAAATCCTGACAAAAGAAAAAAAATCGAAAATATACTCGGGGTTGATATTGATTATATGGCTACAATTGTAGATTTAACAACCCAAATGGATTCGTATATTTCAGGTGTTTATTCAACTTGGAAACAATATACTCAATCAGTCGCGAAAGCGATTAAGGCATATTTAAAATATGAAAAAAATAAAAGATTTTTATATATTTATCCGAATTTTGCAAACATTAAAGATATACGGGAAGCTTACAATACACTAAAAAACGACACTGAAGCTTTAAATAAAGCTGTTTCGTTTGCAAAAAGCGAAACGGAACTTGATATGAATAAATTATTTATTGCTTTAGGGGTAACGGAAAGTAATGAAAACCTCGAAAAACTAAAACCTGACGATATGAGACAACATCAATACGCTCAGCAACAATGGGATAGGGTATTCCAGCTTTTCAATATGTATAAACATATCTTTAACGACTTATACCCGGACGTTGATTTAGCCGACATTATCAGAAACAATAAAGTTTTGTACGTAATGTTCCCGGTTTTAAATATGGCGGAAGACCAACTTATTATGATAGCGAAAATGTATGTTATTTTAATCAAACTTGCAACATCTTTGGGACTTGGTGGGGAAAATCAAGAAGCCTTACCGCTCCAGCTTAAAATATACCAAAACAAACTTAAACCTCTTCCTCTTTATATGGTTATTTTAGACGAATGGGGAAGTTACGCAACAGCAGGTATGGCAACGCAAAACGCTCAAGCTCGTTCGTTAAAAATCAGTATGGTGTATTCAACACAGGATAAAGCGTCGTTTTTACCTGAAAACGACGATAGAGAAATGAAAAGAATTTTAGGAAATATGAAAAAACTTGTTTTGCAAGTACAAGATGAGGAAATTTTTGAATATGTCGAAAAATATATAGATGAGGTTGAGGTGCTTGAGGAGAAAGAGATTATAAGAGAAATGGGTAAAGAAAAAAGCATTAAAGCCGACACGACTTCGCTTAAAATAGAAAAAAAACCGGCATTTCCGGTTAAAAAACTAAGCAGCTTCTCAAAAGGTTTATCACTTCTATTAAATGGGGATAATCCTATTATTATACAAAGTTATTATGTCGGTGAGAATCCTTCGCCTTTAAGAATTACCACTTATAAAGGTTTTGAGGAGGAGTGGGAAAATGTCTAA